GGCACAGCACCTCGGCCCCGCTGGGGAGCCGCAAGGTGTAGAGGAACTCGGCTCCGCGGAAGGCCTTCGCGACAACCTCGGCGAAGGCGGGGCCCGCGTCGTCGTGGAGGAGGTCGTCGGGGCGGAAGAGGACCTCCACCTTGCACCCGGGTCCGCAGCCGGGCGGCACGTGCCCGTGGATCGTCCCGAGCTCGGTGGCCACGTTTCCCCCTTCCCCCACGGTGCCCGGGAGCATCGTCCCCTCCCCGATGAAGTCGGCCACGAAGCGGTCCGCCGGGCGGTGGTAGAGGCCGTAGCCCGTATCCCACTGGCACAGCCTCCCGGCGTGGAGCACCCCGATCTCGTCGGCCATGGCGAACGCCTCGAACTGGTGGTGGGTCACCAGGAGCGCCGTGAGGCCGTCTTTGTTGAGAATCTCCCGCACCTCCCGCGCGAGCTTGTCCCGGAGCTCCACGTCCAGGCTCGAGAAGGGCTCGTCGAGCAGCAGGAGGTCCGGGCGCGGGGCCATGGCCCGGGCTAGGGCCACCCGCTGCTGCTGGCCTCCGGAGAGCTGGTGGGGGTAGGCGTCCCCCCGCTCCTCCAGCCCCACCAGGGACAGGAGGTCCTCCACCCGGCGGCTCCGGGCGGGGCGGTGGAGGGACCGCAGGCCAAACGCCACGTTCCTTGCCACAGTGAGGTGGGGGAAGAGGGCGAGGTCCTGGAAGACCATGCCCACCCGCCGCCGCTCCGGCCGTACC
The Thermodesulfobacteriota bacterium genome window above contains:
- a CDS encoding ABC transporter ATP-binding protein, with translation MLLEVRDAVVSYGGPPVVRGVSLGLRAGAIGCLLGPSGCGKTTLLRAIAGFEPLQGGEILLHGRAVSRPDLLVRPERRRVGMVFQDLALFPHLTVARNVAFGLRSLHRPARSRRVEDLLSLVGLEERGDAYPHQLSGGQQQRVALARAMAPRPDLLLLDEPFSSLDVELRDKLAREVREILNKDGLTALLVTHHQFEAFAMADEIGVLHAGRLCQWDTGYGLYHRPADRFVADFIGEGTMLPGTVGEGGNVATELGTIHGHVPPGCGPGCKVEVLFRPDDLLHDDAGPAFAEVVAKAFRGAEFLYTLRLPSGAEVLCLAPSHHDHPVGRRLGLKVAVDELVAFPV